Proteins co-encoded in one Populus trichocarpa isolate Nisqually-1 chromosome 10, P.trichocarpa_v4.1, whole genome shotgun sequence genomic window:
- the LOC7474232 gene encoding cullin-3A isoform X2, producing MVLHKFGEKLYNGLVATMTSHLREISKSVEAAQGDSFLEELNRKWNDHNKALQMIRDILMYMDRTYIPSTHKTPVHELGLNLWRDNIIHSSKIQTRLQNTLLELVHRERTGEVIDRGLMRNIVKMLMDLGSSVYQEDFEKPFLEVSAEFYRGESQKFIECCDCGDYLKKAEKRLNEEIERVTHYLDSKSEVKITNVVEKEMIANHMLRLVHMENSGLVNMLLDDKYEDLGRMYNLFRRVPNGLSTIREVMTSHLRETGKQLVTDPERLKDPVEFVQRLLDEKDKYDSIISNAFNNDKTFQNALNSSFEYFINLNARSPEFISLFVDDKLRKGLKGVSEEDVEIILDKVMMLFRYLQEKDVFEKYYKQHLAKRLLSGKTVSDDAERSLIVKLKTECGYQFTSKLEGMFTDMKTSQDTMQGFYASHVELGDARTLVVQVLTTGSWPTQPGVTCNLPAEMSALCEKFRSYYLGTHTGRRLSWQTNMGTADVKATFGKGGQKHELNVSTYQMCVLMLFNNAERLSYKEIEQATEIPAADLKRCLQSMACVKGKNVLRKEPMSKDIGEEDVFFVNDKFTSKFYKVKIGTVVAQKESEPEKQETRQRVEEDRKPQIEAAIVRIMKSRRVLDHNNIITEVTKQLQSRFLANPTEIKKRIESLIERDFLERDSVDRKLYRYLA from the coding sequence ATGGTGCTCCACAAATTTGGCGAGAAGTTGTATAATGGTCTGGTTGCTACTATGACTTCACATTTAAGAGAAATATCAAAATCTGTTGAGGCTGCTCAAGGGGATTCGTTCTTGGAGGAGCTGAACAGGAAATGGAATGATCATAACAAAGCATTGCAAATGATCAGGGACATATTGATGTATATGGATAGAACATATATTCCAAGTACGCATAAAACCCCTGTTCATGAACTTGGGCTTAACTTGTGGAGGGATAACATAATACACTCCAGCAAAATTCAGACAAGGCTTCAAAATACACTTCTTGAACTGGTTCACAGGGAACGGACTGGTGAAGTTATTGACCGAGGTTTGATGAGGAACATTGTCAAGATGCTAATGGATCTAGGCTCTTCTGTTTACCAAGAAGACTTTGAGAAGCCATTTCTTGAGGTTTCAGCCGAGTTTTATAGGGGTGAATCTCAGAAGTTCATTGAGTGCTGTGATTGTGGTGATTATCTGAAGAAAGCTGAGAAACGTTTAAATGAAGAGATAGAGAGAGTGACTCATTATTTGGATTCCAAGAGTGAAGTCAAGATAACTAATGTGGTGGAGAAGGAGATGATTGCTAACCACATGCTGAGACTAGTCCACATGGAGAATTCAGGCTTGGTAAACATGCTTCTTGATGATAAATATGAAGACTTGGGACGGATGTACAACCTGTTCCGCCGGGTTCCTAATGGTCTTTCAACAATAAGAGAAGTGATGACTTCTCACCTCAGGGAGACTGGCAAGCAACTTGTTACTGATCCAGAAAGGTTGAAGGATCCAGTGGAATTTGTTCAGCGTTTGTTGGATGAAAAAGACAAGTACGATAGCATCATAAGCAATGCATTTAACAATGACAAGACATTCCAGAATGCTTTGAACTCCTCTTttgaatatttcattaatttgaatGCTCGTTCTCCTGAGTTCATTTCATTGTTCGTGGATGACAAACTACGCAAAGGTCTAAAAGGAGTTAGTGAGGAGGATGTTGAGATCATTCTTGACAAGGTGATGATGCTGTTCCGCTATTTGCAGGAGAAAGATGTATTCGAAAAGTATTACAAGCAGCATTTGGCTAAGCGGCTGTTGTCAGGGAAAACGGTCTCTGATGATGCGGAGAGAAGTCTGATAGTCAAACTTAAGACAGAATGTGGATACCAGTTCACTTCGAAATTAGAAGGCATGTTTACAGACATGAAAACCTCCCAGGATACAATGCAAGGGTTTTATGCAAGCCACGTGGAGCTAGGGGATGCACGGACACTGGTTGTTCAGGTTTTGACAACAGGGTCTTGGCCCACTCAACCTGGTGTTACATGCAACCTGCCTGCAGAAATGTCAGCACTATGTGAGAAGTTCAGGTCATATTACCTTGGGACCCATACTGGTCGGAGATTGTCATGGCAAACTAATATGGGCACAGCAGACGTTAAAGCAACCTTTGGGAAGGGTGGTCAGAAGCACGAGTTGAATGTCTCCACTTACCAAATGTGTGTTCTCATGCTGTTTAATAATGCTGAGAGGCTTAGCTACAAAGAGATTGAGCAGGCAACTGAGATTCCTGCCGCAGACTTGAAGAGGTGCTTGCAATCCATGGCTTGTGTGAAGGGAAAGAATGTTCTTCGCAAAGAACCCATGAGTAAAGACATTGGTGAGgaagatgttttttttgttaatgacaAATTCACAAGCAAATTCTATAAGGTGAAGATAGGAACTGTAGTTGCACAGAAGGAATCAGAACCTGAAAAGCAGGAGACGCGGCAGAGAGTAGAGGAGGACCGGAAGCCTCAGATAGAAGCTGCAATAGTTAGGATTATGAAGTCGAGGAGGGTATTGGATCACAACAATATAATCACTGAGGTCACAAAGCAGTTGCAGTCACGTTTCCTAGCGAACCCCACAGAGATTAAGAAAAGGATTGAATCCCTTATAGAACGAGATTTCTTGGAGAGGGATAGTGTGGACAGAAAACTGTATCGATATCTTGCTTAA
- the LOC7459044 gene encoding transcription factor MYB124 isoform X1, with amino-acid sequence MQATNKWKKNACGNHEEESKKKERHIVTWTQLEDDILRQQISLNGTENWAIIASKFKDKTTRQCRRRWYTYLNSDFKKGGWSPDEDMLLCEAQKIFGNRWTEIAKVVSGRTDNAVKNRFSTLCKKRAKYEALAKENRSTHINLNNKRIMLHHGLNGDGAPESDPPIKKIRKSHIPGLAGNCNFGDRSHPQYGNQQPRPPFAVLAQNLHNVNVASQHHVSGVKEVSIDAVQNSMIQRTFLKKDDPKITALMQQAELLSSLALKVSEENTDQSLENSWKVLQDFLNRSKENVHGQKICDIDFKLDDFKDLIEDLRSSNDGSRPSWRQPGLYEESPASSEYSTGSTLLPYPAPDKTEQTQAEIGALHKDIEIEMQMVRIDEENFVGACGKEIISSADITQVEMFPSCDEQTKNDIVVSASSSTEFSSPLQVTPLFRSLAAGIPSPKFSESERNFLLKTLGVESPCPGPSINPLQPPLCKRALLQSL; translated from the exons ATGCAAGCCACAAACAAGTGGAAGAAGAATGCTTGTGGAAATCATGAAGAAGAATCGAAGAAGAAGGAGAGACACATAGTCACATGGACTCAACTG GAAGATGATATACTTCGGCAGCAGATCAGCCTAAATGGGACTGAAAA TTGGGCTATCATTGCTTCTAAATTCAAGGATAAAACCACAAGACAATGCAGAAGAAG ATGGTACACATATCTGAACTCTGATTTCAAGAAAGGCGGATGGTCACCAGATGAAGACATGCTCTTGTGCGAG gcacaaaaaatatttggaaacaGATGGACAGAAATTGCAAAGGTTGTTTCAGGCAG AACGGATAATGCTGTTAAGAACCGTTTCTCCACGTTGTGCAAGAAGAGAGCAAAATACGAGGCTTTAGCAAAAGAGAACAGAAGCACACATATCAACTTAAATAACAAAAGAATCATGTTACATCATGGGTTAAACGGAGACGGAGCACCAGAAAGTGATCCTCCAATTAAGAAGATAAG GAAGTCCCACATCCCTGGTCTTGCAGGAAATTGCAACTTTGGAGACAGATCACACCCACAATATGGAAATCAGCAACCTAGACCTCCATTTGCAGTGTTGGCCCAAAACCTTCACAATGTTAACGTGGCTTCCCAACATCATGTCAGCGGTGTCAAGGAGGTCTCCATTGATG CAGTTCAAAACAGTATGATTCAGAGAACATTTCTCAAAAAGGATGATCCAAAGATAACTGCTCTAATGCAACAAGCAGAGCTTCTCAGCTCACTTGCACTGAAAGTTAGTGAAGAAAATACAGACCAGAGTCTGGAAAATTCTTGGAAG GTTCTCCAAGATTTCCTGAATCGGAGCAAAGAAAATGTACATGGACAAAAAATCTGTGACATTGATTTTAAACTTGATGATTTTAAAGACCTGATAGAGGATCTAAGGAGTAGTAATGATGGAAGTCGACCATCTTGGAG GCAACCTGGTTTATATGAGGAGTCTCCAGCCAGTTCTGAATACAGTACAGGATCAACTCTACTGCCATACCCAGCCCCTGACAAAACAGAACAAACTCAAGCTGAGATTGGTGCACTGCATAAggatattgaaattgaaatgcaAATGGTTCGTATTGACGAAGAAAATTTTGTGGGTGCATGTGGTAAAGAAATTATTTCCAGTGCAGATATAACCCAAG TGGAGATGTTTCCATCCTGTGATGAGCAAACAAAAAACGACATAGTTGTTTCTGCCTCATCGAGCACAGAGTTCAGTTCCCCTCTTCAAGTTACCCCACTTTTCAGATCCTTAGCAGCAGGAATTCCCAGCCCAAAATTTTCAGAGAGT GAGAGAAACTTCCTACTAAAAACACTTGGAGTGGAGTCTCCTTGCCCTGGTCCAAGCATCAATCCTTTGCAACCACCACTCTGCAAACGAGCACTTCTGCAGAGTCTATAG
- the LOC7474232 gene encoding cullin-3A isoform X1 produces the protein MSNQKKRNFQIEAFKHRVVVDPKYADKTWKILEHAIHEIYNHNASGLSFEELYRNAYNMVLHKFGEKLYNGLVATMTSHLREISKSVEAAQGDSFLEELNRKWNDHNKALQMIRDILMYMDRTYIPSTHKTPVHELGLNLWRDNIIHSSKIQTRLQNTLLELVHRERTGEVIDRGLMRNIVKMLMDLGSSVYQEDFEKPFLEVSAEFYRGESQKFIECCDCGDYLKKAEKRLNEEIERVTHYLDSKSEVKITNVVEKEMIANHMLRLVHMENSGLVNMLLDDKYEDLGRMYNLFRRVPNGLSTIREVMTSHLRETGKQLVTDPERLKDPVEFVQRLLDEKDKYDSIISNAFNNDKTFQNALNSSFEYFINLNARSPEFISLFVDDKLRKGLKGVSEEDVEIILDKVMMLFRYLQEKDVFEKYYKQHLAKRLLSGKTVSDDAERSLIVKLKTECGYQFTSKLEGMFTDMKTSQDTMQGFYASHVELGDARTLVVQVLTTGSWPTQPGVTCNLPAEMSALCEKFRSYYLGTHTGRRLSWQTNMGTADVKATFGKGGQKHELNVSTYQMCVLMLFNNAERLSYKEIEQATEIPAADLKRCLQSMACVKGKNVLRKEPMSKDIGEEDVFFVNDKFTSKFYKVKIGTVVAQKESEPEKQETRQRVEEDRKPQIEAAIVRIMKSRRVLDHNNIITEVTKQLQSRFLANPTEIKKRIESLIERDFLERDSVDRKLYRYLA, from the exons ATGAGCAATCAAAAGAAGAGGAATTTCCAGATAGAGGCGTTTAAACACCGGGTCGTGGTGGATCCGAAATACGCCGATAAGACCTGGAAGATTTTGGAGCACGCTATCCATGAGATTTACAATCATAATGCTAGTGGTCTCAGTTTCGAAGAGCTCTATAG AAATGCCTACAACATGGTGCTCCACAAATTTGGCGAGAAGTTGTATAATGGTCTGGTTGCTACTATGACTTCACATTTAAGAGAAATATCAAAATCTGTTGAGGCTGCTCAAGGGGATTCGTTCTTGGAGGAGCTGAACAGGAAATGGAATGATCATAACAAAGCATTGCAAATGATCAGGGACATATTGATGTATATGGATAGAACATATATTCCAAGTACGCATAAAACCCCTGTTCATGAACTTGGGCTTAACTTGTGGAGGGATAACATAATACACTCCAGCAAAATTCAGACAAGGCTTCAAAATACACTTCTTGAACTGGTTCACAGGGAACGGACTGGTGAAGTTATTGACCGAGGTTTGATGAGGAACATTGTCAAGATGCTAATGGATCTAGGCTCTTCTGTTTACCAAGAAGACTTTGAGAAGCCATTTCTTGAGGTTTCAGCCGAGTTTTATAGGGGTGAATCTCAGAAGTTCATTGAGTGCTGTGATTGTGGTGATTATCTGAAGAAAGCTGAGAAACGTTTAAATGAAGAGATAGAGAGAGTGACTCATTATTTGGATTCCAAGAGTGAAGTCAAGATAACTAATGTGGTGGAGAAGGAGATGATTGCTAACCACATGCTGAGACTAGTCCACATGGAGAATTCAGGCTTGGTAAACATGCTTCTTGATGATAAATATGAAGACTTGGGACGGATGTACAACCTGTTCCGCCGGGTTCCTAATGGTCTTTCAACAATAAGAGAAGTGATGACTTCTCACCTCAGGGAGACTGGCAAGCAACTTGTTACTGATCCAGAAAGGTTGAAGGATCCAGTGGAATTTGTTCAGCGTTTGTTGGATGAAAAAGACAAGTACGATAGCATCATAAGCAATGCATTTAACAATGACAAGACATTCCAGAATGCTTTGAACTCCTCTTttgaatatttcattaatttgaatGCTCGTTCTCCTGAGTTCATTTCATTGTTCGTGGATGACAAACTACGCAAAGGTCTAAAAGGAGTTAGTGAGGAGGATGTTGAGATCATTCTTGACAAGGTGATGATGCTGTTCCGCTATTTGCAGGAGAAAGATGTATTCGAAAAGTATTACAAGCAGCATTTGGCTAAGCGGCTGTTGTCAGGGAAAACGGTCTCTGATGATGCGGAGAGAAGTCTGATAGTCAAACTTAAGACAGAATGTGGATACCAGTTCACTTCGAAATTAGAAGGCATGTTTACAGACATGAAAACCTCCCAGGATACAATGCAAGGGTTTTATGCAAGCCACGTGGAGCTAGGGGATGCACGGACACTGGTTGTTCAGGTTTTGACAACAGGGTCTTGGCCCACTCAACCTGGTGTTACATGCAACCTGCCTGCAGAAATGTCAGCACTATGTGAGAAGTTCAGGTCATATTACCTTGGGACCCATACTGGTCGGAGATTGTCATGGCAAACTAATATGGGCACAGCAGACGTTAAAGCAACCTTTGGGAAGGGTGGTCAGAAGCACGAGTTGAATGTCTCCACTTACCAAATGTGTGTTCTCATGCTGTTTAATAATGCTGAGAGGCTTAGCTACAAAGAGATTGAGCAGGCAACTGAGATTCCTGCCGCAGACTTGAAGAGGTGCTTGCAATCCATGGCTTGTGTGAAGGGAAAGAATGTTCTTCGCAAAGAACCCATGAGTAAAGACATTGGTGAGgaagatgttttttttgttaatgacaAATTCACAAGCAAATTCTATAAGGTGAAGATAGGAACTGTAGTTGCACAGAAGGAATCAGAACCTGAAAAGCAGGAGACGCGGCAGAGAGTAGAGGAGGACCGGAAGCCTCAGATAGAAGCTGCAATAGTTAGGATTATGAAGTCGAGGAGGGTATTGGATCACAACAATATAATCACTGAGGTCACAAAGCAGTTGCAGTCACGTTTCCTAGCGAACCCCACAGAGATTAAGAAAAGGATTGAATCCCTTATAGAACGAGATTTCTTGGAGAGGGATAGTGTGGACAGAAAACTGTATCGATATCTTGCTTAA
- the LOC7459044 gene encoding transcription factor MYB124 isoform X2: protein MQATNKWKKNACGNHEEESKKKERHIVTWTQLEDDILRQQISLNGTENWAIIASKFKDKTTRQCRRRWYTYLNSDFKKGGWSPDEDMLLCEAQKIFGNRWTEIAKVVSGRTDNAVKNRFSTLCKKRAKYEALAKENRSTHINLNNKRIMLHHGLNGDGAPESDPPIKKIRKSHIPGLAGNCNFGDRSHPQYGNQQPRPPFAVLAQNLHNVNVASQHHVSGVKEVSIDVQNSMIQRTFLKKDDPKITALMQQAELLSSLALKVSEENTDQSLENSWKVLQDFLNRSKENVHGQKICDIDFKLDDFKDLIEDLRSSNDGSRPSWRQPGLYEESPASSEYSTGSTLLPYPAPDKTEQTQAEIGALHKDIEIEMQMVRIDEENFVGACGKEIISSADITQVEMFPSCDEQTKNDIVVSASSSTEFSSPLQVTPLFRSLAAGIPSPKFSESERNFLLKTLGVESPCPGPSINPLQPPLCKRALLQSL, encoded by the exons ATGCAAGCCACAAACAAGTGGAAGAAGAATGCTTGTGGAAATCATGAAGAAGAATCGAAGAAGAAGGAGAGACACATAGTCACATGGACTCAACTG GAAGATGATATACTTCGGCAGCAGATCAGCCTAAATGGGACTGAAAA TTGGGCTATCATTGCTTCTAAATTCAAGGATAAAACCACAAGACAATGCAGAAGAAG ATGGTACACATATCTGAACTCTGATTTCAAGAAAGGCGGATGGTCACCAGATGAAGACATGCTCTTGTGCGAG gcacaaaaaatatttggaaacaGATGGACAGAAATTGCAAAGGTTGTTTCAGGCAG AACGGATAATGCTGTTAAGAACCGTTTCTCCACGTTGTGCAAGAAGAGAGCAAAATACGAGGCTTTAGCAAAAGAGAACAGAAGCACACATATCAACTTAAATAACAAAAGAATCATGTTACATCATGGGTTAAACGGAGACGGAGCACCAGAAAGTGATCCTCCAATTAAGAAGATAAG GAAGTCCCACATCCCTGGTCTTGCAGGAAATTGCAACTTTGGAGACAGATCACACCCACAATATGGAAATCAGCAACCTAGACCTCCATTTGCAGTGTTGGCCCAAAACCTTCACAATGTTAACGTGGCTTCCCAACATCATGTCAGCGGTGTCAAGGAGGTCTCCATTGATG TTCAAAACAGTATGATTCAGAGAACATTTCTCAAAAAGGATGATCCAAAGATAACTGCTCTAATGCAACAAGCAGAGCTTCTCAGCTCACTTGCACTGAAAGTTAGTGAAGAAAATACAGACCAGAGTCTGGAAAATTCTTGGAAG GTTCTCCAAGATTTCCTGAATCGGAGCAAAGAAAATGTACATGGACAAAAAATCTGTGACATTGATTTTAAACTTGATGATTTTAAAGACCTGATAGAGGATCTAAGGAGTAGTAATGATGGAAGTCGACCATCTTGGAG GCAACCTGGTTTATATGAGGAGTCTCCAGCCAGTTCTGAATACAGTACAGGATCAACTCTACTGCCATACCCAGCCCCTGACAAAACAGAACAAACTCAAGCTGAGATTGGTGCACTGCATAAggatattgaaattgaaatgcaAATGGTTCGTATTGACGAAGAAAATTTTGTGGGTGCATGTGGTAAAGAAATTATTTCCAGTGCAGATATAACCCAAG TGGAGATGTTTCCATCCTGTGATGAGCAAACAAAAAACGACATAGTTGTTTCTGCCTCATCGAGCACAGAGTTCAGTTCCCCTCTTCAAGTTACCCCACTTTTCAGATCCTTAGCAGCAGGAATTCCCAGCCCAAAATTTTCAGAGAGT GAGAGAAACTTCCTACTAAAAACACTTGGAGTGGAGTCTCCTTGCCCTGGTCCAAGCATCAATCCTTTGCAACCACCACTCTGCAAACGAGCACTTCTGCAGAGTCTATAG
- the LOC7459045 gene encoding uncharacterized protein LOC7459045: MASVPLLSPSTTAAASCRTSSSLTHQLLHLSSKVPFHTFPARNHRLITKLNVSSPTNKPATSTTSKKPIEEIIFFDGGAHYGDLLANLLLGFTLLWLPLTLAAVSRAFYLRYRFTNLRVTVISGLTGQDRSDFSYKVIKDVQVVPRFIGEWGDVVITLKDGTKVDLRSVPKFREIAKYCLSMAEKPVVMKEDSTGPRGF; the protein is encoded by the coding sequence tACCACCGCCGCCGCTTCCTGCAGAACCTCCTCCTCCCTTACCCACCAGTTGCTTCATCTTTCCTCCAAGGTCCCATTCCATACCTTCCCCGCAAGAAATCACCGACTAATCACCAAGCTTAACGTGTCCTCTCCCACCAACAAACCTGCCACCTCCACCACTTCGAAAAAACCCATTGAAGAAATCATCTTTTTCGACGGCGGAGCCCACTACGGTGACCTCCTGGCCAACCTGCTACTGGGCTTCACTCTTCTCTGGCTGCCATTGACTCTAGCTGCAGTTTCAAGGGCATTTTATCTTAGATACAGGTTCACCAACCTGAGGGTGACAGTTATCTCAGGGCTAACGGGTCAAGATAGGAGTGATTTCTCCTACAAGGTGATAAAAGATGTTCAGGTTGTGCCGCGTTTCATAGGTGAATGGGGTGATGTAGTTATTACTTTGAAAGATGGTACTAAAGTGGATCTTAGGAGTGTTCCTAAATTCAGAGAAATTGCCAAGTATTGTCTCTCTATGGCCGAGAAGCCTGTGGTTATGAAGGAGGATAGTACAGGACCCAGAGGGTTTTAA